The nucleotide window CCATATTTTTCTCCAAACAGTGCCATAGCTCCCAGTGCTTTTGCTTCAGCGATTGGTTTAAGGCTAATATCCACTTCGATGTTTCTCCAGATTTTTTCGTTCACAATTCTTTCGACTTGTTCTAGTTCATCTGGCGTAATTTGACCAAAATGCGAAAAATCAAAACGAAGACGGTCAGGCTCTACAAGGGAACCGGCTTGATTTACATGCTCCCCAAGAATATCTTTTAATGCCTGATGCAGCAAGTGGGTTGCCGTATGATTTTTAATAATCTTCACACGATTTTCAGCATCTACTTTTGCCGTTACCAGTTGATTCGTTTTTAGCGTACCACTCTTCACGACTACTTGATGAAGGTTTTGACCATTTGGTGCCTTTTGAACATCCTTAACAGCAACTGCTACACTTTCTCCTTCTATCAAACCACGGTCAGCGATTTGCCCGCCGCTCTCTGCATAAAACGGTGTCATGTCAAGAATAAGTTGTACTTCTTCACCACCGGATGCTTTCTCAGCCAGTTCGCCATTTTTTAGGATGGCTACAACTGTCGAACTTGTCTCTAGAGTATCGTAGCCAACAAATTTACTTTCAACTGTAACATCACGAAGCACGCCCTTTTGGACCTGCATCGAATCGACGTCCTGACGAGCCGCACGTGCACGTTCACGCTGCTGCTCCATCTCCACTTCAAAGCCTTGATGGTCAACCTTCATGCCTTCTTCTTCAGCATATTCTTCTGTCAATTCAACCGGGAAACCATAGGTGTCATAGAGTCGGAAAATATCGGTACCTGTAATGGTATCGCTGCCCTTTTCTTTTTCCTTTTTAATAACGTTTGCTAAAATCGTCAAGCCTTCATGAAGGGTTTCGTGGAAACGCTCTTCCTCGTTTTTGATCACCTTTTGAATGAATTCGGTCTTGTCCTTTACTTCCGGATAGAAGTCGTGCATGATTTCTCCCACGATAGGGACGAGTTCAAACATAAATGGACGGTTAATATTAATTTGTTTCGCATAGCGGACAGCGCGGCGCAGCAAGCGGCGCAATACATAGCCGCGACCTTCATTTGATGGCAACGCCCCGTCTCCGACAGCAAAAGCTACGGTTCGGATATGGTCAGCAATTACTTTAAAAGCTACGTCGCGTTCTTTATCGACACCATATTTTTCGCCCGAGATTTCTTCCGTAGCCCGAATGATGGGGATAAATAAATCAGTATCAAAATTAGTCGGAACGTTTTGAACGACAGATGCCATCCGCTCTAGTCCCATACCGGTATCAATATTTTTCTTTGGCAGCGGTGTATACGTACCATCAGGGTTATGATTAAATTGTGAAAAGACAAGGTTCCAAACCTCAAGGTATCGGTCGTTTTCACCGCCTGGATATAACTCAGGATCGCTTGGGTCATTGCCATATTCCGGGCCGCGATCATAGAAAATTTCCGTATTCGGGCCGCTTGGACCTTCACCAATATCCCAGAAGTTTCCCTCCAGGCGAATAATTCGTTCCTCAGGCAAACCAATTGTCTTATGCCAAATGTCAAATGCTTCATGATCTTCAGGATGAACAGTAACAGACAGCAGTTCCGGGGCCCAGCCAATCCATTTAGTATCAGTTAAAAACTCCCATGCCCATTCAATTGCTTCTTGTTTGAAATATTCACCAATAGAAAAATTACCGAGCATCTCAAAGAATGTATGATGGCGCGCAGTTTTCCCAACGTTTTCAATGTCATTGGTTCTGATTGATTTTTGTGCATTTGTGATCCGAGGATTTTCAGGTACAACACGACCGTCAAAATATTTCTTTAAGGTTGCAACACCACTGTTAATCCACAATAATGATGGATCATCATGTGGAACAAGTGAGGCACTCGGTTCAATCGTGTGTCCTTTTTCTTCGTTAAAAAATTGTAAAAACATCGAGCGAATTTGTGATCCTGTTAAGTTTTTCATTTAGATTGACCTCCTTTTTATGTAAAAAAGCATACAAAAAAGCCCTCATCCCCAAAACAGGGACGAGAGCATATCTCGCGGTACCACCCTGATTATGAATACAAAAAAAGCTGTATTCATCTCTCAAAATTGCCTTAACGCGGCGAAACGGCAGGGATTAGCTGCACTCCGGATTAGCTTTCTGTCATCCTTCATCTAGAGCTTCTTTCAGCCATGGAAGCTCCTCTCTTCTGCGCTTTTAATGCGTTACAGATGGTCTACAACATACTCATGTCCTTCAACATTTTACTACTATATGACGAATTATAGCCACGAAAAAAACGTTTGTCAATTTGATTCATGACTGAAATGACTTTTTGCATGAATTATCCCTACTTTAAGCACCGCAAGCACCGGGACTGCTAAAATCAATCCAAGTATTCCGCCAATTTCCCCGCCGGCAGTTAACGCCACCATAATGACTAACGGGTGCATATGCAGGCTTTTGCCAACAATATACGGTGATAAAATATTACCTTCAAGGAATTGGAGACCAAAAACAATCACCAAGGTAATGATCACTAATTTAACTGATATTGTCGCAGCGATGATTACCGCTGGTACCGCTCCGATAATCGGGCCAAAATAAGGGATGACATTAGTCGCTCCAACAATCATCCCTAATAATAAAGGATAGTTCAAATCAAAAATCCAAAATAACAGTGCAGAAAGACTACCAATAATGATACAAACCAACAGTTGTCCTCTGATATAGCTACCAAGAGATTCATCGACATCCTTGAGAAAAAGCGTGCCCTTCTTCCGCCATTTTTTAGGGGTAATATACCACACAGCCCGTTTAATTAAGGGAAAGTCCTTTAACATATAAAAGGCGATAAAAGGAATAAGTAACATAAGTAATGCCGAATTTAGGAAACCCATAAGGATGTTAACGATGATGGTTAGTAATGAATCCATCTTTTTTTCGAAGGTATCAATGCCCTCATTCATCCGCGCTTGAAGTCCATCTGGCCACGCCCTTGTGTGCGACTGCAATTCATTAATCCAGCCGCGGTATTGTTCGGCAAAAGCAGGAGCACTTTCAGACAGGTCCTTTAATTGGTCAATAATGGCAGGTATACCTTTATAAAGTCCAAAACCAATTCCGCCAAAAAAAAGAAAATAAATTAAGAAAATGGCAAGCCCGCGGTGGAGTCCTTTTTCGTGTAATTTTTCAACAATCGGGTGTAGTAAATAGGTGATAAACCCACCAATCACAAAGGGAAGAAGGATGATGGCTGCCATTCGGACAATTGGCATCCATAGGAAACTTATTTTCAGAAAAACAAAAATGACAATTAATAAAAGGAGCAAAAAGCCAATTCGATAATACCATTTCATACGAATATCCACTTCCAAGCCTCCTTTTTGTTAGTTTTGGAGACAATTAATGTAAATATACAAAAATCCCCCTCAATTTTATAAGGGGGATTTAAACACATGTTAGAAT belongs to Neobacillus sp. OS1-2 and includes:
- a CDS encoding AI-2E family transporter; translated protein: MDIRMKWYYRIGFLLLLLIVIFVFLKISFLWMPIVRMAAIILLPFVIGGFITYLLHPIVEKLHEKGLHRGLAIFLIYFLFFGGIGFGLYKGIPAIIDQLKDLSESAPAFAEQYRGWINELQSHTRAWPDGLQARMNEGIDTFEKKMDSLLTIIVNILMGFLNSALLMLLIPFIAFYMLKDFPLIKRAVWYITPKKWRKKGTLFLKDVDESLGSYIRGQLLVCIIIGSLSALLFWIFDLNYPLLLGMIVGATNVIPYFGPIIGAVPAVIIAATISVKLVIITLVIVFGLQFLEGNILSPYIVGKSLHMHPLVIMVALTAGGEIGGILGLILAVPVLAVLKVGIIHAKSHFSHESN
- the alaS gene encoding alanine--tRNA ligase produces the protein MKNLTGSQIRSMFLQFFNEEKGHTIEPSASLVPHDDPSLLWINSGVATLKKYFDGRVVPENPRITNAQKSIRTNDIENVGKTARHHTFFEMLGNFSIGEYFKQEAIEWAWEFLTDTKWIGWAPELLSVTVHPEDHEAFDIWHKTIGLPEERIIRLEGNFWDIGEGPSGPNTEIFYDRGPEYGNDPSDPELYPGGENDRYLEVWNLVFSQFNHNPDGTYTPLPKKNIDTGMGLERMASVVQNVPTNFDTDLFIPIIRATEEISGEKYGVDKERDVAFKVIADHIRTVAFAVGDGALPSNEGRGYVLRRLLRRAVRYAKQININRPFMFELVPIVGEIMHDFYPEVKDKTEFIQKVIKNEEERFHETLHEGLTILANVIKKEKEKGSDTITGTDIFRLYDTYGFPVELTEEYAEEEGMKVDHQGFEVEMEQQRERARAARQDVDSMQVQKGVLRDVTVESKFVGYDTLETSSTVVAILKNGELAEKASGGEEVQLILDMTPFYAESGGQIADRGLIEGESVAVAVKDVQKAPNGQNLHQVVVKSGTLKTNQLVTAKVDAENRVKIIKNHTATHLLHQALKDILGEHVNQAGSLVEPDRLRFDFSHFGQITPDELEQVERIVNEKIWRNIEVDISLKPIAEAKALGAMALFGEKYGDIVRVVRVGDYSLELCGGCHVPNTSVIGLFKIVSEGGIGAGTRRIEAVTGESAYKSLSEQVGLLKDAAEKLKTNPKEIVHRIDGLMVEIKQLQRENESLAAKLGNIEAGSLVSKAKEIDGVTVLAAQVQAADMNNLRNMADDLKQKLGSVVIVLGSAHEGKVNLIAAVTKDLIEKGYHAGKLIKEVASRCGGGGGGRPDMAQAGGKDPEKLEPALQFVEEWVKSI